In one window of Zonotrichia leucophrys gambelii isolate GWCS_2022_RI unplaced genomic scaffold, RI_Zleu_2.0 Scaffold_669_27627, whole genome shotgun sequence DNA:
- the LOC135441907 gene encoding olfactory receptor 14J1-like — MSNSSSISHFLLLALADTRQLQLLHFCLLLGISLAALLGNGLIISAVACGHHLHTPMFFFLLNLALSDLGSICTTVPKAMHNSLWDTRDISYTGCAAQLFFFMFFISADYFLLTIMCYDRYVSICKPLHYGTLLGSRACAHMAAAAWVSGFLNALLHTASTFSLPLCHGNALGQFFCEIPQILKLSCSNLYLRELGFLVFSISLGLGCSVFIVFSYVQIFKAVLRIPSEQGRHKAFSTCLPHLAVIFLFVSTAIFAHLKPPSISFPSLDMALSVLYSVVPPALNPLIYSLRNQELSAAVRRLMIGWYRKH; from the coding sequence atgtccaacagcagctccatcagccatttcctcctgctggcattggcagacacgcggcagctgcagctcctgcacttctgcctcttgctgggcatctccctggctgccctcctgggcaacggcctcatcatcagcgccgtagcctgcggccaccacctgcacacgcccatgttcttcttcctgctcaacctggccctcagtgacctgggctccatctgcaccactgtccccaaagccatgcacaattccctctgggacaccagggacatctcctacactggatgtgctgcacagctctttttttttatgttcttcatctcagcagattatttcctcctgaccatcatgtgctacgaccgctacgtgtccatctgcaaacccctgcactacgggaccctcctgggcagcagagcttgtgcccacatggcagcagctgcctgggtcagtggctttctcaatgctctgctgcacacagccagtacattttccctgcccctgtgccatggcaatgccctaggccagttcttctgtgaaatcccacagatcctcaagctctcctgctccaattTGTACCTCAGAGAACTTGGATTTCTAGTGTTTTCCATCTCCTTAGGACTGGGATGTTCTGTGTTCATTGTATtttcctatgtgcagatcttcaaggctgtgctgaggatcccctctgagcagggacggcacaaagccttttccacctgcctccctcacctggctgtcaTCTTCCTGTTTGTCAGCACTGCCATATTCGCCCACCTGAAGCCTCCCTCCATCTCCTTCCCATCTCTGGACAtggccctgtcagttctctactcagtggtgcctccagcccttaaccccctcatctacagcctgaggaaccaggagctcagtgctgcagtgagGAGACTGATGATTGGATGGTATcggaaacattaa